One Raphanus sativus cultivar WK10039 unplaced genomic scaffold, ASM80110v3 Scaffold0937, whole genome shotgun sequence genomic window, CAAAAGAGCATACATCTGACAAAAAGTGGGCTCCAGAACGGCCTTCTCAAATATCAGCTGGATCACTCCCTAAATTTAAGAATAACACAAAATCAAGCCATGAAGAGAGATAActacaaacaaaacaagaaaatgcAGAAAGAACTGGGGGATACCTTTAGAATATCCGCAGAAGTGATGCCAGAGTCGATTAATTGACCTTTAAGAAGATCATACTTCTCAGGAGTCATCTTGTTCAGAATACTGCAGAGAAGCAGAACTAAACGATtcaataaaactatatataaagcAAATAACCCCGAACACAAAGATAAAGAATACAATACCCTTTAACGGTCTTGAGGACTTGGTCCTTTTCTGAAAGAGTTCCTCTTTTAGCTGACCATGGGACCTCTGCTTTCACCAGGGCAGGAGGAGGGCCAGACTGCTTCAGCAAGTTGTGATGTTAGTTAAAGCAATGACAAACCTAAAAGCAACCCAAGACATTGTCAGAAATCAACACTCACCCCTTGGTTTGATCCAGCATACGAATCTTTAGATTGGCGTTGGTCCTCCCTTGACCTGTCTTTACTTGGGGAAGGAATTGGTGCACGAGTATGCCAATCACGGTTATCAGTTTCGGAGTAACGATTTTGAGGTTGAGCTGCAGGCTGAAAAAAGAGCAAACAAGAAGgggaatttaaaaataaataaaaacatcataGATTCAAGAAACTCAGTTCCATGGTTCAGCAAAACAGTCACCTTAATTTCTGAACGGGCCCAGCTCTGCTCTTGGCCAAAAAGATCAGATGCAATTTCCTGAGCGAGCTTCAGGATTTCATCAGAGACTTGGCTCGTCTgcacaagaaaaaaatgatgaatAAACTATGTTTAGGCGAATCTATTGACCTACAAAACTCATATTTAAACCAGAGCATACCACTTAATTAatttgagcaaaaaaaaaaagaaaaagaaaaagacctctttaagctgaagaagctgttcTTTGGTGAACCGCACAATCTCACGTCCTTCAAATCTCGAGTCACCTCTCTACATACAAACCATTAAAACATCAACCTcagaattcaaaaaaaaaaaaacatggtgaGATTTAATACGGCATTAGCTCTCAAATCAATAACATGTACGTAGGGTCCTTTATGAGCATCAAAAGACTAAAAGACTGCCCACCTAAATAAAGCCTACAAGTAATCAATATTTGTCCATATTTACAGCATGGTCGCATTGCTTAAGCGCCCCACCAAGAATTAGGACATTTGCATTGTGTCTTCAACAAAAGCAAATCTAAAGAGTAACGCGAATCGAATTGAATAAATATAACCTTAACGGCGAATGAAGGAGCGTCTTCACCATTGGTAAgatcagaggaagaagaagacaaggtaGAACGCGGGGCAAAGAGTCTGCTTCCTCCACGACCTCCTCCTCCTGGCCTCAAGCTCAACATCACTGGGATCTTTTCGCGGTATTGATCAGATAGAGACAAAAATTGACGAAGCTTTATCTgtaggagaggagaggagaggagagttTGTGGGGAAAGCAATGAACGCGGCGGAGAGCGTTTGATGCTGTTTTTATTTTCGTTATCGGCTTCTCCCCACCCCAAGGCGTTTTTAGGGTTTGGGCCTTTTAGTTATTGGGCCTGGCATTAATAATACGATCCACTATTTTTTATACGTAACTTGATAATTATAACTTTCAGGACAGGAATCTGTTTATTGTCTTGGTGCCAGACAAGGAAGTTCTTCGTAAAGCTCAAGAACAACCttcagaaaagaagaaaaaggcaGCTGATGATTAAGTTTCAACGGCAGGTGTTACTGCAACTTAATGATATGTGTGTACAATTGTCTGAAGATAATATTATCGCGTAATGAATGACAGTGAGTTTGATTAGTTTTTGTATAGTTTCTTTTCTACTATGCTTCTTGCATTCCCATGTATCTGTAACCgtagaaatatattatttgaatgaAGTTCTTCCTCAAGTTTTGAGCGTAGTTGTAAAGATTGTATAACAAGAAGAATGATCAATTGTGACTGTGAGTAATGCTACGAGTACAATGTAACTTGTGTTGAGGCCAAAACAAGTCGCTACCAATAATCTCCGCAAGAACAAACACCGTCTTTGAAATGGTGGAAGCGGTTGGCGTCTCTTACAACTATCACTCTATCTGTTATCTTTGAGATGAGTTTAGTTACGGCGTGACAGTCTAAGCAGACCCGGAGATTCTTTATGATTCGGATCTCAGTTCCTGGTTCGGTGACAATGAGTCCAAAGGCAATGGCTAGCCTCTCGCTGTGAAATTTCACCATCAGCTCCCTTTCTTCCTCCTCCACGTCGTGCAAGGCCAACTCAGTCTCCGGCTGATACCCAGCTTCCCTCATCTTCCCTTCAAGCTCCTCTAGCTTCTCATAGATTGCTTTTGCAAGTGGATGCGACTGATCACCGGAGGTAAAGACATGAGGCGTCTCACCAATTTCTATCAAGGTATAACCAGGAGCTTTTGCTAGTTTCCTCTTCTTTGCTTCTTGTCTGACCGTAGCAGCCTGTGGATAATTTCTATCAGCCGAGTGGATATTCGACAGTAAAACATGGTATCCAACATTATCTGGATCTAGCTCAAACAGCTTCTCGGAGACAGCACGGGCAAGGTTTGTGTCTTTGTGAATCTTACAAGCTCCAAGCAGTGTTTGCCACACGGAAGGATCCGGCTCAACAGGCATTGCCTCTATAAACTGCAATGCTCTCTCCAAATATCCTGCTCGGCCAAGAATATCAACCATGCAGGCGTAGTGCTTGACCGTTGGTTCAAAACCATACCGGTTGATCATGGTACTGAATATCTCATCACCTTCCTTGACCAGACCAGCATGACTACAAGCGTAAAGAACACAGAGGAAAGTGACTGGGGACGGTGCAACGCCGGAATTCAACATCTCTGAGAAGACATTCAGAGCTTCATGTCCATGTCCGTGGAGTCCATAACCGGAAATCATTGTGTTCCATGTAACTTCATTCTTCTTCGGCATCAAGTCAAACAACCGGCGTGCTTCTTCAATGCTTCCGCACTTTGCGTACATACCAATCAAAGCCGTAGACACATATATGCTAGACTCAAACTCTGTACTCCTAACCAAACCATGCACCCATTTCCCCAAACTCAACGTTCCTAACTGCGCACACGCCGATAGAATACAAGTTACTGTGATGGGGTTCGGACGAAACTCAGACTTCTGCATTTCTCTGAACAGAGATATCGCATCCTCTGTCAACCCGTTTTGAGTGTAACCCGAGATCATTGCGTTCCAAGACGCCAAGCTTCTGTGCGTACACTCATCAAAAACCTTTCTGGCTGATTCCATCTCGTTCAGTTTACTATAAACCGTGGTTAATGCGGTCGGGACAGATTCATGAGACAAGAAACCTGATTTCAAGCTGTAACCATGAATGCCACATACAAGCATAAGATGTCCAGAGACAGGGATCAAACTCACCAGCGTGCTGGAGTTCAACCTTCCCCCCGACAACACCAGCTTTTTAAACAGGCTTAATGAAAGCTCAGTCTCGCCATTAGAAGCGTAACCGTGAATCATTGCATTGTAAGCCACCACATCCGGTGCACAAAACTCACGAAACAGAGCATTCAAAGCTCCAACCTTTCCACACTTCGAGTACAACGAGATGAAACCCGTAAGAACAAAATCGTGTGAGTAGCACCCTGTCTTCGTCGCGAGACTATGGATCAGCATCCCGAGCCTCAGCTCCTGCAACTCCGCAACAGCGGGGAGTATATTCAACACGGTTGTTGAGTCCCAACGAGTACAGCTCTCGTTAATCAAATCCCTGAAAACCTTAACAGATTCCTCATACATCTCGTTCTCTCTGTATCCACATAACATAGTATTCCACAAAACCACGTCTCTCTCAGACATTCTGTCGAACACCTTCCGAGCATCACCCACCCGCGAAAACTTGAAGTACATCTTGACGATATTGGATCCAACGTGTAATTCCGAGTCAAACCCATCAACGACCGCTTGTCCATGAACCACACGGCCAGCTCTCTCGTCGTGAATACTAGAAGCAGCGGAGATAGCGTAGGTGTAAGTGGAGCTGTTGGGTTTGAGGTCAGCGTGTTTCCTTAGACGGGAGAAGAGAGAAAGCGAAGAGTGAGGTGATCCGTTCTTGGAGAAGCCGAGCATGAGGACGTTGAAGAGGAAAACGTCGGGTTTCTGGACGGAGAGGACGAGGTCGCGAGCGTAGTGAATGGCGCCGAGGTCGGAGAGTCGT contains:
- the LOC108842072 gene encoding pentatricopeptide repeat-containing protein At4g30700, producing the protein MLLRSVSAATADTTVALINNKNSFFDLFRTSTSVSHLAQTHTQIILHGFQNDIQLLTKLTQRLSDLGAIHYARDLVLSVQKPDVFLFNVLMLGFSKNGSPHSSLSLFSRLRKHADLKPNSSTYTYAISAASSIHDERAGRVVHGQAVVDGFDSELHVGSNIVKMYFKFSRVGDARKVFDRMSERDVVLWNTMLCGYRENEMYEESVKVFRDLINESCTRWDSTTVLNILPAVAELQELRLGMLIHSLATKTGCYSHDFVLTGFISLYSKCGKVGALNALFREFCAPDVVAYNAMIHGYASNGETELSLSLFKKLVLSGGRLNSSTLVSLIPVSGHLMLVCGIHGYSLKSGFLSHESVPTALTTVYSKLNEMESARKVFDECTHRSLASWNAMISGYTQNGLTEDAISLFREMQKSEFRPNPITVTCILSACAQLGTLSLGKWVHGLVRSTEFESSIYVSTALIGMYAKCGSIEEARRLFDLMPKKNEVTWNTMISGYGLHGHGHEALNVFSEMLNSGVAPSPVTFLCVLYACSHAGLVKEGDEIFSTMINRYGFEPTVKHYACMVDILGRAGYLERALQFIEAMPVEPDPSVWQTLLGACKIHKDTNLARAVSEKLFELDPDNVGYHVLLSNIHSADRNYPQAATVRQEAKKRKLAKAPGYTLIEIGETPHVFTSGDQSHPLAKAIYEKLEELEGKMREAGYQPETELALHDVEEEERELMVKFHSERLAIAFGLIVTEPGTEIRIIKNLRVCLDCHAVTKLISKITDRVIVVRDANRFHHFKDGVCSCGDYW